The following proteins come from a genomic window of Solwaraspora sp. WMMA2065:
- a CDS encoding metal-sensitive transcriptional regulator, whose product MQVEENTTADVVKRLRRAEGQIRGIIAMLESGRDCAEVVTQLAAVSRALDRAGFKVIASGLEQCMGPDADVTERKANLEQMEKLFLSLA is encoded by the coding sequence ATGCAGGTCGAGGAGAACACCACGGCGGACGTGGTGAAGCGGCTACGGCGGGCCGAAGGCCAGATCCGCGGCATCATCGCGATGCTGGAGTCCGGCCGGGACTGCGCCGAGGTGGTCACCCAGCTCGCCGCCGTCTCCCGGGCGCTCGACCGGGCCGGCTTCAAGGTCATCGCCAGTGGACTCGAACAGTGCATGGGCCCCGACGCCGACGTCACCGAGCGCAAGGCCAACCTGGAGCAGATGGAGAAGCTGTTCCTCTCCCTGGCCTGA
- a CDS encoding peroxiredoxin: protein MSETATPAARLPLIGDRAPDFAAESTHGPVRLADYAGRWLVLFSHPADFTPVCTTEFVGFAELADEFAARDVALLGNSVDSVFSHLAWTRSIHDKLGVRIPFPIIADLDMAVSHAYGMLHPNTSGTAAVRAVFVIDAEQIVRAVLYYPMNAGRMIPEILRLIDALQTADRDGVSCPANWRSGDDVVLGAPRTEADLDARLTDDTVKLTDWYLATRPDRG from the coding sequence ATGAGCGAGACTGCCACCCCGGCTGCGCGGCTGCCGCTGATCGGTGACCGGGCACCCGACTTCGCGGCGGAGAGCACCCACGGCCCGGTCCGGCTGGCCGACTACGCCGGCCGCTGGCTGGTGCTGTTCAGCCACCCGGCCGACTTCACCCCGGTCTGCACCACCGAGTTCGTCGGCTTCGCCGAACTGGCCGACGAGTTCGCCGCCCGCGACGTGGCGCTGCTGGGCAACTCGGTGGACTCGGTCTTCAGCCACCTGGCCTGGACCCGGTCGATCCACGACAAGCTCGGCGTGCGGATCCCGTTCCCGATCATCGCCGACCTGGACATGGCGGTGTCGCACGCGTACGGGATGCTGCACCCGAACACGTCCGGCACGGCGGCGGTACGGGCCGTGTTCGTCATCGACGCCGAGCAGATCGTCCGGGCGGTGCTGTACTACCCGATGAACGCCGGCCGGATGATTCCGGAGATCCTGCGGCTGATCGACGCGCTGCAGACCGCGGATCGCGACGGGGTGTCCTGCCCGGCGAACTGGCGATCCGGTGACGACGTGGTGCTCGGTGCGCCGCGTACCGAGGCCGACCTGGACGCGCGGCTGACCGACGACACGGTCAAGCTGACCGACTGGTACCTGGCCACCCGGCCGGACCGGGGCTGA
- a CDS encoding PucR family transcriptional regulator: MFPTVREVLALDPVRNGGPRVVAAEEGLDRPVRWVHVTEVPDIASLLRGGELVLTTGIGLPVDDAGVRAFIADLAEVGVAGLVVELGRRYHGGVPKVMVAAAHRRGLPLVELRRETRFVLITEAVHALIVDAQLAELRATEEIHQRFTELSVEGAEATEVVRQAAELAGAPVVLENLSRRVLAYHSVGENPRLLLDGWEQHSRRIQPTGRTAYHADTGWLVTMVGARGQDWGRLLLRCPAAGLSGSGVSCGSGVSDGSTGSGGPLLRWSILLERAASTLALGRLIRRDAEGLERQIHRTLLTALLDGSQPVDEVAVRARALGVGLDRRHLVGVAVRFRDAGSGAEPGAATDAGGAGSVPAADSAEAVQARLRDLAETVGLALREAGLTGLASPLDEHAVGVLLAVRDATAADPALDGLLAALHRLRRSEPVPVVVAAGSGVDSVREARRTLVEARQVAEAGRRDRRADQVLRLPDVGLAGLLHLLREEPRLQVFVERELGALLAYEARHPRERMLATLRAYLEHGRNKSAAAAAVHLSRPAFYERLTRLGRILGVDLDSVQACLSLHVAVLALDEVRARPPA; the protein is encoded by the coding sequence GTGTTCCCGACCGTCCGTGAGGTGCTGGCGCTCGACCCGGTGCGGAACGGCGGACCCCGGGTGGTCGCCGCCGAGGAGGGTCTGGACCGACCGGTGCGCTGGGTACACGTTACCGAGGTGCCGGACATCGCCAGCCTGCTGCGCGGCGGTGAGCTGGTGCTGACCACCGGGATCGGGCTGCCCGTCGACGACGCCGGCGTGCGGGCCTTCATCGCCGACCTGGCCGAGGTCGGCGTCGCCGGCCTGGTGGTGGAGCTCGGCCGCCGCTACCACGGCGGGGTGCCGAAGGTGATGGTCGCGGCCGCGCACCGGCGCGGGCTGCCGCTGGTGGAGCTGCGCCGGGAGACCCGGTTCGTGTTGATCACCGAGGCGGTGCACGCCCTGATCGTGGACGCCCAGCTGGCCGAGCTGCGGGCGACCGAGGAGATCCATCAGCGGTTCACCGAGCTGTCCGTGGAGGGCGCGGAGGCCACCGAGGTGGTACGCCAGGCGGCCGAGTTGGCCGGCGCGCCGGTGGTGCTGGAGAACCTGTCCCGTCGGGTGCTGGCCTACCACAGCGTCGGGGAGAATCCCCGGCTGCTGCTGGACGGCTGGGAGCAGCATTCGCGCCGGATCCAGCCGACCGGGCGTACCGCGTACCACGCGGACACCGGTTGGCTGGTGACCATGGTCGGTGCCCGGGGCCAGGACTGGGGTCGGCTGCTGCTGCGCTGCCCGGCAGCCGGTCTCAGCGGCTCGGGTGTCTCCTGCGGCTCGGGTGTCTCCGACGGGTCCACCGGGTCGGGCGGTCCGCTGCTGCGGTGGTCGATCCTGCTCGAACGGGCCGCGTCGACCCTGGCGCTCGGCCGGCTGATCCGCCGCGACGCCGAAGGGCTGGAGCGGCAGATTCACCGGACGCTGCTGACCGCGCTGCTGGACGGGTCGCAGCCGGTCGACGAGGTGGCGGTGCGGGCACGGGCGCTCGGCGTCGGCCTGGACCGTCGGCACCTGGTCGGCGTTGCGGTCCGGTTCCGCGACGCAGGTTCCGGTGCCGAGCCCGGTGCGGCCACCGATGCCGGCGGGGCCGGATCGGTGCCGGCGGCGGACAGCGCCGAGGCGGTCCAGGCCCGGCTGCGCGACCTGGCCGAGACGGTCGGCCTGGCGTTGCGGGAAGCCGGGCTGACCGGTCTGGCCAGCCCGTTGGACGAGCACGCGGTCGGCGTACTGCTGGCGGTCCGGGACGCCACGGCGGCGGACCCGGCGCTGGACGGTCTGCTGGCCGCGCTGCACCGGTTGCGCCGGTCCGAGCCGGTGCCGGTGGTGGTCGCCGCCGGCAGCGGGGTGGACAGCGTCCGGGAGGCCCGGCGGACCCTGGTCGAGGCCCGTCAGGTGGCCGAGGCCGGCCGCCGGGACCGCCGCGCCGACCAGGTGCTGCGGCTGCCGGACGTCGGCCTGGCCGGGCTGCTGCACCTGCTGCGGGAGGAACCCCGGTTGCAGGTGTTCGTCGAGCGTGAGCTGGGCGCGCTGCTGGCGTACGAGGCCCGTCATCCCCGGGAGCGGATGCTGGCGACGTTGCGGGCGTACCTGGAGCACGGCCGCAACAAGTCGGCGGCGGCCGCGGCGGTGCACCTGTCCCGGCCGGCGTTCTACGAGCGGTTGACCAGGCTGGGGCGGATTCTCGGCGTCGACCTGGACTCGGTGCAGGCGTGCCTGTCGCTGCACGTCGCGGTGCTGGCGCTGGACGAGGTACGGGCCCGCCCACCGGCCTGA
- a CDS encoding RNA methyltransferase gives MDPDDERIADYRALTDVELRTRWEPPNGLFIAEGELVIGRALRAGYRLRSVLVDAKRVDQLADLPPDATVYAATPAVLESITGFHVHRGVLASFHRRALPSLDEVLDRARRLVVCEGINTHTNLGALFRSAAALGMDAVVLSPTCADPLYRRSVRVSMGEVFAVPYARAAAWPAALATVRTAGFRLLAMTPAPDAVPVQRLDSAARARPALLLGAEGPGLSTAAVQAADVRVAVPMRRGVDSLNVATAAAVAFWELCRDDPA, from the coding sequence ATGGACCCGGACGACGAGCGGATCGCCGACTACCGGGCGCTGACCGACGTCGAGCTGCGGACCCGGTGGGAGCCGCCGAACGGCCTGTTCATCGCCGAGGGCGAGCTGGTCATCGGGCGGGCCCTGCGGGCCGGCTACCGGCTGCGGTCGGTGCTGGTCGACGCCAAGCGGGTCGACCAGCTCGCCGACCTGCCGCCGGACGCGACGGTCTACGCGGCAACCCCGGCGGTGCTGGAGTCAATCACCGGATTCCACGTGCACCGGGGCGTGCTCGCCTCGTTCCACCGCCGGGCCCTGCCCAGCCTGGACGAGGTGCTCGACCGGGCCCGCCGGCTGGTCGTCTGCGAAGGGATCAACACGCACACCAATCTGGGTGCGCTGTTCCGCAGCGCGGCGGCACTCGGCATGGACGCCGTGGTCCTCTCCCCCACCTGCGCGGATCCGCTGTACCGGCGGTCGGTGCGGGTCAGCATGGGCGAGGTGTTCGCGGTGCCGTACGCCCGGGCTGCGGCCTGGCCGGCGGCGCTGGCCACCGTCCGTACCGCCGGGTTCCGGCTGCTCGCGATGACCCCGGCACCGGACGCGGTGCCGGTCCAGCGGCTGGACTCCGCGGCCCGGGCCCGGCCGGCGCTGCTGCTCGGCGCGGAAGGGCCGGGGCTGAGCACTGCGGCGGTCCAGGCCGCCGACGTACGGGTGGCCGTGCCGATGCGACGCGGCGTCGACTCGCTCAACGTGGCGACGGCGGCGGCGGTCGCCTTCTGGGAGCTGTGCCGCGACGACCCGGCTTAA
- a CDS encoding SPFH domain-containing protein: MDLVIAVLVGAVALITVITLIRAVRIVPQQRMDLVERLGRYQRTLTPGLNLLVPFVDTVRAKVDMREQVVSFPPQPVITSDNLVVSIDTVLYFKVVDPRAATYEIANFLQAIEQLTVTTLRNVIGSLDLERALTSREEINQHLSGVLDETTGRWGIKVTRVEIKAIEPPPSIRDSMEKQMRAERDRRAAILTAEGHKQSQILGAEGEKQAAVLRADGDRQARILQAEGQAKAIRTVFDAIHQANPSQKVLAYQYLQALPQIANGQSNKMWIVPAELTKALEGLGGALGGLSQMVGDAPSQQVDSSAVEREAAEAAEAAAAEAQRVNDEVRAAEQVTSGGTAAGGAKARPAGLPAPEPVPASELLGELNSEQQRPQAERG, from the coding sequence ATGGACTTAGTGATCGCGGTGCTGGTCGGGGCGGTCGCTCTGATCACAGTGATAACCCTGATCCGGGCGGTGCGGATCGTCCCGCAGCAGCGGATGGACCTGGTCGAACGGCTCGGCCGGTACCAGCGCACCCTGACGCCCGGTCTCAACCTGCTCGTCCCGTTCGTCGACACCGTACGGGCCAAGGTCGACATGCGGGAACAGGTGGTCAGCTTCCCGCCCCAACCGGTGATCACCTCGGACAACCTGGTGGTGTCGATCGACACCGTCTTGTACTTCAAGGTCGTCGATCCCCGGGCCGCCACCTACGAGATCGCCAACTTTCTGCAGGCGATCGAGCAGCTCACCGTCACCACGTTGCGTAACGTCATCGGCTCGCTCGACCTGGAGCGCGCGCTGACCAGCCGTGAGGAGATCAACCAGCACCTGTCCGGCGTGCTGGACGAAACCACCGGCCGGTGGGGCATCAAGGTGACCCGGGTGGAGATCAAGGCGATCGAGCCGCCGCCGAGCATCCGCGACTCGATGGAGAAGCAGATGCGCGCCGAGCGGGACCGCCGCGCCGCGATCCTCACCGCCGAGGGGCACAAGCAGTCGCAGATTCTCGGTGCCGAGGGCGAGAAGCAGGCCGCCGTGCTGCGCGCCGACGGTGACCGGCAGGCCCGGATCCTGCAGGCCGAAGGCCAGGCGAAGGCGATCCGGACCGTCTTCGACGCCATCCACCAGGCCAACCCGAGCCAGAAGGTGCTCGCCTACCAGTACCTGCAGGCGCTGCCGCAGATCGCCAACGGCCAGTCCAACAAGATGTGGATCGTCCCGGCCGAGCTGACCAAGGCCCTCGAAGGTCTGGGCGGGGCGCTCGGTGGGCTCAGCCAGATGGTCGGTGACGCGCCGTCGCAGCAGGTCGACTCCAGCGCCGTGGAGCGGGAGGCGGCCGAGGCCGCCGAGGCCGCCGCCGCCGAGGCGCAGCGGGTCAACGACGAGGTGCGGGCCGCCGAGCAGGTCACCAGCGGCGGTACGGCGGCCGGCGGCGCCAAGGCCCGGCCGGCCGGGCTGCCGGCGCCCGAGCCGGTGCCCGCGTCCGAGCTGCTCGGCGAGCTGAACTCCGAGCAGCAGCGCCCGCAGGCCGAACGCGGCTGA
- a CDS encoding NfeD family protein has product MEPVLWIVLGVVLAVAELFTATLFLVMFAAGAFAAAFAAALGAPVAAQALVFAAVSALTVVAVRPAIQRHRQSALSGGEEPFGVQAIEGASALVLERVDADGGQVKIDGELWSARSYDGIQVFAPGERVQVIQVKGVTALVWRDDVTGGGPA; this is encoded by the coding sequence GTGGAACCCGTCCTGTGGATCGTATTGGGCGTCGTACTGGCGGTCGCGGAATTATTCACCGCGACGCTGTTCCTCGTCATGTTCGCCGCCGGCGCGTTCGCCGCGGCGTTCGCCGCCGCTCTCGGTGCCCCGGTGGCCGCCCAGGCGCTGGTCTTCGCCGCAGTGTCGGCGCTGACCGTGGTCGCCGTCCGGCCGGCCATCCAGCGGCACCGGCAGTCCGCGCTCAGCGGTGGCGAGGAGCCGTTCGGCGTGCAGGCGATCGAGGGCGCCTCGGCGCTGGTGCTGGAGCGGGTGGATGCCGACGGCGGCCAGGTCAAGATCGACGGCGAGCTGTGGAGCGCCCGCTCGTATGACGGCATCCAGGTCTTCGCCCCTGGCGAACGGGTACAGGTGATCCAGGTCAAGGGCGTCACCGCGCTGGTCTGGCGGGACGACGTCACCGGCGGCGGACCGGCATGA
- a CDS encoding serine hydrolase domain-containing protein, producing the protein MIDTAVAETQSNGRAPSVVLGVLRDRRLVHIASAGDHPSPHPDLQYRIGSITKTFTATLVLRLRDAGRLDLDDRLRDHLPDAPFERITLRQLLGHAAGLQREPDSDTWWERSTGTDVATLLAGLGPDKMAFPPHRTYHYSNLAYGLLGAALHRITGTPWSDLVATDILGPLGMTRTTYHPTAPYAAGYVVHPWHGTLREEPRTDTRAMAPAGQLWSTVADLSRWAAFLADPDPAVLDPDTMAEMCLPVAINDPQRWTGGHGLGPELYRVGERVFAGHGGSMPGYVALLAVHRGTGTAVVAFANSYGFARGTIRELGLRVLAGVLDREPVAPRPWRPGTLPPPEIDAVCGRWWWMGREMQVSWDADAAELVLTLLGPVQPVTSRFAALGADRWQGRSGAQQGEILTVRRGPTGTPTALDLATFVLTRDPDDLG; encoded by the coding sequence ATGATCGACACTGCGGTCGCCGAGACCCAGTCGAACGGCCGGGCACCCTCCGTCGTCCTCGGCGTGCTCCGGGACCGGCGGCTGGTGCACATCGCGTCCGCCGGTGACCACCCGTCACCCCACCCCGACCTGCAGTACCGGATCGGCTCGATCACCAAGACCTTCACCGCCACCCTGGTGCTGCGGCTACGCGACGCCGGCCGGCTCGACCTCGACGACCGGCTCCGCGACCACCTGCCCGACGCCCCGTTCGAACGGATCACCCTGCGCCAACTCCTCGGCCACGCCGCCGGCCTGCAACGCGAACCGGACAGCGACACCTGGTGGGAACGCAGCACCGGCACCGACGTCGCCACTCTGCTGGCCGGGCTCGGACCGGACAAGATGGCCTTCCCGCCGCACCGCACGTACCACTACTCGAACCTGGCGTACGGGCTGCTCGGCGCCGCCCTGCACCGGATCACCGGCACGCCGTGGAGCGACCTGGTCGCCACCGACATCCTCGGACCACTCGGCATGACCCGCACCACCTACCACCCCACCGCCCCGTACGCCGCCGGCTACGTGGTGCACCCGTGGCACGGCACGCTGCGCGAGGAGCCGCGTACCGACACCCGGGCGATGGCCCCCGCCGGCCAGCTCTGGTCCACCGTCGCCGACCTCAGCCGGTGGGCGGCGTTCCTCGCCGACCCGGACCCGGCGGTGCTGGACCCCGACACGATGGCGGAGATGTGCCTGCCGGTGGCGATCAACGACCCGCAGCGGTGGACCGGCGGCCACGGGCTCGGCCCCGAGCTCTACCGGGTCGGGGAGCGGGTCTTCGCCGGCCACGGCGGCTCGATGCCCGGCTACGTCGCGCTGCTCGCCGTGCACCGTGGCACCGGCACCGCCGTGGTGGCCTTCGCCAACTCGTACGGCTTCGCCCGGGGTACCATCCGCGAACTGGGGCTACGGGTACTGGCCGGGGTGCTGGACCGGGAACCGGTCGCGCCGCGTCCCTGGCGACCGGGCACCCTGCCGCCGCCGGAGATCGACGCTGTCTGCGGCCGGTGGTGGTGGATGGGACGGGAGATGCAGGTTTCCTGGGACGCCGACGCCGCCGAGCTGGTCCTCACCCTGCTCGGGCCGGTCCAGCCGGTGACGTCGCGGTTCGCCGCGCTGGGCGCGGACCGCTGGCAGGGCCGCAGCGGCGCCCAGCAGGGCGAGATCCTCACCGTACGGCGTGGACCGACCGGCACCCCGACAGCGCTGGACCTGGCCACCTTCGTCCTTACCCGCGACCCGGACGACCTCGGCTGA
- a CDS encoding DUF3097 domain-containing protein encodes MGGDQRYGDDVLAGNWRRRRVVPEVDAEPDLVVEDADSGFCGAVVGFESGAVTLEDRHGRRRHFPLAPAGFLLDGQPVTLRRPPRAPAAPRQRQRTASGSVAVGHRPARVAQASRIWVEGVHDAALVERIWGDDLRVEGVVVEPLDGIDGLAAAVAGFAPGPQRRLGVLVDHLVPGSKESRVVAAVTSPYVLVTGHPYVDVWQAVRPDRIGLRQWPRIPPGQPWKEGVCAAVGVADPAQLWRRILSSVDSYQDVETPLINAMERLIDFVTVPPQ; translated from the coding sequence GTGGGTGGTGACCAGCGGTACGGCGACGACGTGTTGGCGGGCAACTGGCGCCGCCGTCGGGTGGTGCCGGAGGTCGACGCCGAGCCGGACCTCGTGGTGGAGGACGCCGACTCCGGTTTCTGCGGCGCGGTCGTCGGTTTCGAATCCGGCGCGGTGACACTGGAGGACCGGCACGGTCGCCGACGGCACTTTCCGCTGGCACCGGCCGGTTTCCTGCTGGACGGCCAGCCGGTGACGCTGCGCCGGCCGCCCCGGGCACCCGCCGCGCCCCGGCAGCGGCAGCGCACCGCTTCCGGTTCGGTCGCGGTCGGCCACCGACCGGCCCGGGTGGCCCAGGCCAGTCGGATCTGGGTGGAGGGTGTGCACGACGCCGCGCTCGTCGAGCGGATCTGGGGTGACGACCTGCGGGTCGAGGGCGTCGTCGTCGAACCGCTGGACGGCATCGACGGGCTGGCCGCTGCGGTGGCCGGTTTCGCGCCCGGACCGCAGCGCCGGCTTGGCGTGCTGGTCGACCATTTGGTCCCCGGGTCCAAGGAGAGCCGGGTCGTCGCCGCGGTCACCTCGCCGTACGTCCTGGTGACCGGGCATCCGTACGTGGACGTGTGGCAGGCGGTCAGACCGGACCGGATCGGATTGCGGCAGTGGCCCCGGATCCCACCCGGACAGCCGTGGAAGGAAGGCGTCTGTGCGGCTGTCGGCGTGGCCGATCCGGCGCAGCTGTGGCGTCGAATCCTGTCCAGTGTGGACAGCTACCAGGACGTGGAGACGCCGCTGATCAACGCGATGGAGCGGCTGATCGACTTCGTCACCGTACCGCCGCAGTGA
- a CDS encoding HAD-IIA family hydrolase, translating into MTDRKPVESWLTDMDGVLVHEGQPVPGAPEFINRLRASGKPFLVLTNNSIYTPRDLQARLTRMGFDVPEQAIWTAALATAQFLADQRPGGTAYVIGEAGLTTAMHAVGYILSDYAPDYVVLGETRTYSFEAITKAVRLINGGARFICTNPDPTGPSTEGALPAAGSVAAMISKATGVEPYFVGKPNPMMMRSALNTIDAHSESTAMIGDRMDTDVLCGLEAGLQTILVLTGISSRTDIDRYPYRPSRIVASVADLIDEI; encoded by the coding sequence GTGACCGACCGTAAGCCCGTCGAGAGTTGGCTGACCGACATGGACGGTGTGCTGGTGCACGAGGGCCAACCGGTCCCCGGTGCGCCGGAGTTCATCAACCGGTTGCGCGCTTCCGGTAAACCGTTCCTGGTGCTGACCAACAACTCCATCTACACCCCCCGCGATCTGCAGGCCCGGCTCACCCGGATGGGTTTCGACGTGCCGGAGCAGGCGATCTGGACAGCGGCGCTGGCTACCGCGCAGTTTCTCGCCGACCAGCGGCCGGGTGGCACCGCGTACGTCATCGGTGAGGCCGGGCTGACCACGGCGATGCACGCGGTCGGCTACATCCTGTCCGACTACGCCCCGGACTACGTGGTGCTGGGGGAGACCCGCACCTACAGCTTCGAAGCGATCACCAAAGCGGTCCGGCTGATCAACGGCGGTGCCCGGTTCATCTGCACCAACCCGGACCCGACCGGGCCGTCGACCGAGGGCGCGTTGCCGGCGGCCGGCTCGGTCGCGGCGATGATCTCGAAGGCGACCGGGGTGGAGCCGTACTTCGTCGGCAAGCCGAACCCGATGATGATGCGGTCGGCGTTGAACACGATCGACGCGCACTCGGAGAGCACCGCGATGATCGGTGACCGGATGGACACCGACGTGCTGTGCGGGCTGGAGGCGGGGCTGCAGACGATCCTGGTGCTCACCGGGATCAGCAGCCGTACCGACATCGACCGCTACCCGTACCGGCCGTCGCGGATCGTCGCGTCGGTGGCCGACCTGATCGACGAGATCTGA
- a CDS encoding ferrochelatase, producing the protein MAYDALVLLSFGGPEGPQDVLPFLRNVTRGRNVPPERLAEVAEHYQHFGGVSPINQQCRELLAAIRVDFAAHGLDLPVYWGNRNWHPMLTDTVARMRDDGVRRALAFATSAYGGYSSCRQYQEDIAAARSAVGPDAPVIDKLRQFHDHPGFVGPHVEAVRAALDTIDPALRRRTRLVFTAHSVPTSAAAAAGPEGGRYQAQLAETARLVAADAAPDLPYDLVWQSRSGPPQVPWLEPDVNDHLRELAGQGVDAVVVSPIGFVSDHLEVVWDLDTEAAATAKELGLAYARAASPGTHPAFVSMVRDLVSERLRPDGALTRVRLGTLPVWDTCPVNCCIASSTPRRSS; encoded by the coding sequence ATGGCGTACGACGCACTGGTTCTGCTGTCGTTCGGCGGCCCGGAAGGTCCGCAGGACGTGCTGCCCTTCCTGCGCAACGTGACCCGGGGCCGCAACGTGCCGCCGGAACGGCTGGCCGAGGTCGCCGAGCATTACCAGCACTTCGGCGGCGTGTCGCCGATCAACCAGCAGTGCCGGGAGCTGCTCGCCGCGATCCGCGTCGACTTCGCCGCCCACGGGCTCGACCTGCCGGTCTACTGGGGCAACCGCAACTGGCATCCGATGCTGACCGACACGGTGGCCCGGATGCGCGACGACGGGGTCCGCCGCGCCCTCGCCTTCGCCACCAGCGCCTACGGCGGCTACTCGTCGTGCCGGCAGTACCAGGAGGACATCGCGGCGGCGCGGTCGGCGGTCGGCCCGGACGCCCCGGTGATCGACAAGCTGCGGCAGTTCCACGATCACCCCGGGTTCGTCGGTCCACACGTCGAAGCGGTCCGGGCCGCGCTGGACACGATCGACCCGGCGCTGCGTCGGCGTACCCGGCTGGTGTTCACCGCCCATTCGGTCCCGACCAGCGCGGCGGCCGCTGCCGGCCCGGAGGGCGGGCGTTACCAGGCCCAGCTGGCCGAGACCGCCCGGCTGGTCGCCGCCGACGCCGCCCCGGACCTGCCGTACGACCTGGTCTGGCAGAGCCGGTCCGGGCCGCCGCAGGTGCCCTGGCTGGAGCCGGACGTCAACGACCACCTGCGGGAACTCGCCGGTCAGGGGGTCGACGCAGTGGTGGTCAGTCCGATCGGTTTCGTCTCCGACCACTTGGAGGTGGTCTGGGACCTGGACACCGAGGCCGCGGCGACCGCCAAGGAGCTCGGTCTGGCGTACGCCCGGGCGGCCAGCCCCGGCACCCACCCGGCCTTCGTGTCGATGGTCCGGGACCTGGTGTCGGAACGGCTGCGCCCGGACGGCGCCCTCACCCGGGTACGGCTCGGTACGCTGCCGGTCTGGGACACCTGCCCGGTGAACTGCTGCATTGCCTCTTCCACCCCCCGGAGATCCTCGTGA
- the fabI gene encoding enoyl-ACP reductase FabI: protein MSALLAGKRLLVTGVITDQSIAFSVAKLAQENGATVVLTGFGRMSLVERIAKRLPAEAPVIELDVTNPEHLAGLADKVAGHVDGLDGVVHSIGFAPQSCLGGGFLDAPWDDVATALHISTFSYKSLAMAALPLMRPGGAVVGLTFDATLAWPVYDWMGVAKAGLESASRYLALHLGPKGIRSNLVSAGPLRTMAAKSIPGFEAFEQAWTERAPLGWQLTDQEPAARACLALLSDWFPATTGEIVHVDGGFHAIGA, encoded by the coding sequence GTGTCCGCACTGCTGGCCGGTAAGCGGCTGCTCGTCACCGGCGTCATCACCGACCAGTCGATCGCCTTCTCGGTGGCGAAGCTCGCCCAGGAGAACGGTGCCACCGTCGTGCTCACCGGGTTCGGCCGGATGTCGCTGGTGGAGCGGATCGCCAAGCGGCTGCCGGCCGAAGCGCCGGTGATCGAGCTCGACGTGACCAACCCGGAGCACCTGGCCGGGCTGGCCGACAAGGTTGCCGGGCACGTCGACGGCCTCGACGGGGTGGTGCACTCGATCGGGTTCGCCCCGCAGAGCTGCCTCGGTGGCGGCTTCCTCGACGCGCCCTGGGACGACGTCGCCACCGCGCTGCACATCTCCACCTTCTCGTACAAGTCGCTGGCGATGGCGGCGCTGCCGCTGATGCGTCCCGGCGGCGCGGTCGTCGGGCTGACCTTCGACGCCACCCTGGCCTGGCCGGTCTACGACTGGATGGGGGTCGCCAAGGCCGGCCTGGAGTCCGCGTCCCGCTACCTGGCGCTGCACCTGGGACCGAAGGGCATCCGCAGCAACCTGGTCTCCGCCGGCCCGCTGCGCACCATGGCGGCCAAGTCGATCCCCGGCTTCGAGGCCTTCGAGCAGGCCTGGACCGAGCGGGCGCCGCTGGGCTGGCAGTTGACCGATCAGGAGCCGGCGGCGCGGGCCTGCCTGGCGCTGCTGTCAGACTGGTTCCCGGCGACCACCGGTGAGATCGTGCACGTCGACGGCGGCTTCCACGCCATCGGCGCCTGA
- the fabG gene encoding 3-oxoacyl-ACP reductase FabG: MARTVLVTGGNRGIGLAIAQTFAKQGDRVAVTYRSGFAEQAGLFGVRCDVTDADSVDQAFGAVEAELGPVEVLVANAGVTDDTLLLRMSEEQFTSVLDTNLTGAYRCAKRASTKMLRARWGRLIFISSVVGLLGSPGQVNYAASKAGLVGMARSITRELGGRNITANVVAPGYVETDMTAALPEERKAEYRKAIPAGRFATADEVAAAVTWLAGDSAGYICGAVIPVDGGLGMGH; this comes from the coding sequence GTGGCCCGCACCGTACTGGTCACCGGCGGTAACCGGGGCATCGGCCTGGCGATCGCGCAGACGTTCGCGAAGCAGGGCGACCGGGTCGCGGTCACCTACCGGTCCGGCTTCGCCGAGCAGGCCGGCCTGTTCGGCGTACGCTGCGACGTCACCGACGCCGACTCGGTCGACCAGGCCTTCGGCGCGGTCGAAGCCGAGCTCGGGCCGGTCGAGGTGCTGGTCGCCAACGCCGGCGTCACCGACGACACGCTGCTGCTGCGAATGTCCGAGGAGCAGTTCACCTCGGTGCTGGACACCAACCTGACCGGCGCGTACCGCTGCGCCAAGCGCGCTTCGACGAAGATGCTGCGGGCCCGCTGGGGCCGGCTGATCTTCATCTCGTCGGTGGTCGGCCTGCTCGGCTCGCCCGGTCAGGTCAACTACGCGGCGAGCAAGGCCGGCCTGGTCGGCATGGCCCGGTCGATCACCCGCGAACTCGGCGGACGCAACATCACCGCCAACGTCGTCGCCCCCGGCTACGTGGAGACCGACATGACGGCGGCGCTGCCCGAGGAGCGCAAGGCCGAGTACCGCAAGGCCATCCCGGCCGGTCGGTTCGCCACCGCCGACGAGGTGGCCGCCGCGGTGACGTGGCTCGCCGGCGACTCCGCCGGTTACATCTGCGGGGCGGTCATTCCCGTCGACGGCGGCCTCGGCATGGGGCACTGA